Genomic segment of Flavobacteriales bacterium:
GGTCGAATCCGTATTTTTCATAAACTTTTTTTATCGTATTGATAATGAGGTTTCTGCGAAACATCATTGTCGGAGAAAAATCACGTGTTCCTTTTGGGAGAGCTGCTTTTTGCATGGTGCAAAAATAATTATTGCAAGGCGTTTGGCTTAATGTAGTGATGATAATTTGCCACTTTTTGTTTTAGCATTTCTTCCAATTCTTTAGCCTTTTCGGGGTATTCATTCAGTAGATTTACCACACAATTTGGATCATTTTTTCTATCGTAAAGAAATAATGGTTTCGCATCGTTCATTAGCAAATTCCAATTACCCAAAGTGATGCTATACAACTGATTATCATAGTGACAAACAGGTCTTTCCGACATAGAAAGCATGTCGTTGCCAAGAAGGTTGTAGCCCACACTTCGGTTGTTCATGCTCAAAACAGTCGGAAAAATATCAATCTGCGAAACGGTTTGGTCTATGACCTTCGGGGTTAAAATTTTAGGGGCATAAATCAGCATGGGTATTTCATACTTCCCAGAAAAGGTGCGGAAAGCATGCACAGTGTTTTCGGCACTATGGTCGGCAGTAATAATAAAAATAGTTCGGTCAAACCACGGCTGTTTTTTGCATGAGTCAAGAAAACTTCGCAACGCAAAATCGGTATAGCCAATACTTTCATGAATATCGAGATTTCCTTTTGGAAAAGTGTTTTTGAATTGATCCGGAATGGGGTAGGGGTGATGACTGGTTAGCGTAAATATTCCGGCAATAAATGGTTCTTTTTGTACACTGATTTGGCGTTGAGCAAAATCAAACATGGCATGGTCATAGATACCCCAAAAGCCGTCAATGCCTGATTTGCCGCCGTCATATTCATCTTTTCCAAAATAAAAATCAAGACCGTTGGTTGTTAAAAAGGTTTGAAATCCCATCGAATTATTATCTGCTCCATGAAAAAAAAGTGAGGTGTAACCCTGCTTTTTTAATTCTTGTAAAATAGAGTTTGCCGGTTTTGCAGATAGTGGGCTGTTGATAAACGGCGAGTTACTGAGACGTGGAATTCCACAAAAAATAGCTGGAACAGCATCCATTGATTTTAATCCATTTGCATAAGCATTTGTGAAACATACAGAGCTATCCATCAGTTTGTCAAGGTTCGGGGTGTAGCTTGTGATCCAGTTATGATTAAATGCAGTATATTCTTTACCAAAACTCTCTAAAATAATTATTACGTAGTTATAATTAATTGGCAACGTGTCGATTAGGGTTTGTGAGAAATCATATTTTGGAGCAATGCCTTTGGCAAAGTCAGGAATATTAATGGGGTTTTGATAGGTCTCCAAAAGATAGAGCGGCGTATTCATAGCGAGCGATAAATAGGGTTCGGCAAGATATTGGCCAACATTTGCGGATCGATACGGTTTTTTTTGAAAACCGCGAGCCAAACCAAAAAAGCACAAAATGAATATTGCTAAGTGCCAAAATTTTTGAGTTGCATTTGTAACTTGGTTTATGCGGCGAAGAATTAAGACAAAAGTTACGGAAATAGCAACGAATAAGATAAAAAACGGCCAATAATCTTGTATATAAACCATTGGAGAAATATTGTTGTCTCCCTTCAATTGCCAAAAAATATCGGCACTCAAATGGTTTTTAAGAATAGAAAAATACAAAGCATCAATAATGCCCAAAAGAGCTGTTGTTATTCCAAAAACAGACAAAAGAAGAATTCGTATTCTCGGTTTTTTAAAAAAGAATGTCAGAAGAAAAACGCCACATGTAACATAGGTCGTTGGTATAATGTCGAGCCGAAACCCATAGAAAAAAGAGCTAAAAAGAGGGGAAACAGAAATGGGTTGAAATGCACTAAAATTGGCAAACAAAAAGATAGCCCGCAAACAAAAAAACAATCCCAAAACAAACAATATGCTGAGTAAAAATGCTTTGTTGGATTGCAAGAATTTTCTAACCAAAATAAAAATAAAATATGTCAAAACTATGAAAATAAAATTTACCTTTGCAGTCCTTTAAAAAAAGAAGAGACATGAAGCAAGGTGTGCATCCTGAAAATTACAGAATGGTTGTGTTTAAAGACATGAGTAATGAGCATACATTCATTACAAAATCAACTGTTGATACCAAAGAAACAATTAAATGGGAAGACGGAAACGAATATCCTCTTTATAAATTGGAGATTTCTAACACCTCTCACCCTTTCTTTACCGGAAAAATGAACTTTGTTGATACCGCAGGTAGAATTGACAAGTTCAATAAACGATACGGAAAAAAGAAATAGGCAAATGATAATTTTTGCTGCAAAGCTCTCAATTTGAGGGCTTTGTTTGTTTAAAAAGAATATGAACATAATACTTTTCGATAATAAAAACCGCAATGATTTGTTGCCTCTGGTTTACACCCGACCAGTATGCGAATTGCGGGTGGGTATTTTAACCATTCGCGAAAAATGGGAAAAGTACTTAGGTGACAGTCCGAGCTACAAAACCGAAGAGTATTTACAAACCAAATTTCCACTCGTTTCCGCTGACGACACTGTATGGATTGATGCATCTGTTTTGCCGAATATTGAAATAGTGCAAGCTGTAAAAACACTTGCACAAAACCAGTCTATTGTTGATGAAAACAATCAATTGTTGGCTTGTAGAGGAGATATACATGATTCGGAAAATTGTGAAAGAATCAGTATCCATACCGATCGAATCCGATTTCCCGAAGATATATTTTCGAAAAATGGGGTGGAACTCGAAAAAGATTTTGACCTATTAACTACAGGAAGAAAATCAAAAGAAATTTCGGGTTCAAACCGAATAATTGGAAACGGAAGAATTTTTTTGGAAGAAACAGCCTCTGTGGAGGGAGCCATTTTAAATGCCACTTCTGGCTCTATCTACGTTGGGCATCATGCCGAAATAATGGAAGGCAGCATTGTTCGTGGAGGTTTGGCTTTGTGTGAACATGCGGCACTCAAATTGGGTTCTAAAATTTATGGGCCTACCACCGTTGGACCTCACTCAAAAGTTGGCGGGGAGGTTATCAATTCTGTTATTTTAGGATATTCCAATAAAGGGCATGATGGATTTTTGGGAAATAGTGTTTTGGGTGAATGGTGCAATATCGGGGCAGACTCCAACAATTCTAACCTAAAAAATAATTATGCCGAGGTGAAACTTTGGGATTATACCACCGAGCGGTTTCGAAATACCAAACTACAGTTTTGTGGTTTGATTATGGCCGATCACAGCAAATGTGGCATCAATACGATGTTTAACACTGGAACTGTCGTTGGCGTTTCTGCCAATATTTTTGGGTCGGGTTTCCCAAGAAATTTTGTCCCTTCATTTGCATGGGGAGGCAGTGCTGGTTTTAGCACCTATCAGCTCAATAAAGCGTTTGAAACCGCCGATTTAGTAATGAAACGGAGAGGTATAGAATTAGACGAAACCGAAAAGAACATTTTAAAACATGTTTTTGAAATGTCCGAAAAATTTAGATTTTGGGAAAAGTAAAATAATAGAATGAGAAAGAGATATGTAGCTGGAAACTGGAAAATGAATACCAACTTGATGGATGGTTTTGATTTGGTATCGGAAGTGTTGGAAAACATAAGTGAGACCGATTTGTCGAATTGTGATGTTGCCGTTTTTGCACCTTTCACACATTTAAAAGTGTTTCAAAATTCGCTAAACGGAAGTGGTATTCGGTTGGGAGCTCAAAACTGTCATCATGAAAAAGAAGGTGCATACACGGGCGAAATATCTGCGGCCATGTTGGCTTCAATTCCAATAAGTTCAGTAATAGTAGGGCATTCGGAACGCCGTCAATATTTTGGAGAAACCAACCAACAAATTGCTCAAAAAATGGAAAGAGCTTTTGAAAACGGACTGGAAGCCATTTATTGTTTTGGAGAAACGCTGAACGAAAGAGAAAGCAATAAACATTTTGAAGTGGTTGAAACCCAAATTCGTGAGGCTTT
This window contains:
- a CDS encoding triose-phosphate isomerase produces the protein MRKRYVAGNWKMNTNLMDGFDLVSEVLENISETDLSNCDVAVFAPFTHLKVFQNSLNGSGIRLGAQNCHHEKEGAYTGEISAAMLASIPISSVIVGHSERRQYFGETNQQIAQKMERAFENGLEAIYCFGETLNERESNKHFEVVETQIREALTGFSWNEWSKITLAYEPVWAIGTGKTATAEQAQEIHAFVRGIVQSIAGKEVADTIRILYGGSVKPNNAAELFSMPDIDGGLIGGAALDAKSFAEIVAA
- a CDS encoding sulfatase-like hydrolase/transferase, with amino-acid sequence MRAIFLFANFSAFQPISVSPLFSSFFYGFRLDIIPTTYVTCGVFLLTFFFKKPRIRILLLSVFGITTALLGIIDALYFSILKNHLSADIFWQLKGDNNISPMVYIQDYWPFFILFVAISVTFVLILRRINQVTNATQKFWHLAIFILCFFGLARGFQKKPYRSANVGQYLAEPYLSLAMNTPLYLLETYQNPINIPDFAKGIAPKYDFSQTLIDTLPINYNYVIIILESFGKEYTAFNHNWITSYTPNLDKLMDSSVCFTNAYANGLKSMDAVPAIFCGIPRLSNSPFINSPLSAKPANSILQELKKQGYTSLFFHGADNNSMGFQTFLTTNGLDFYFGKDEYDGGKSGIDGFWGIYDHAMFDFAQRQISVQKEPFIAGIFTLTSHHPYPIPDQFKNTFPKGNLDIHESIGYTDFALRSFLDSCKKQPWFDRTIFIITADHSAENTVHAFRTFSGKYEIPMLIYAPKILTPKVIDQTVSQIDIFPTVLSMNNRSVGYNLLGNDMLSMSERPVCHYDNQLYSITLGNWNLLMNDAKPLFLYDRKNDPNCVVNLLNEYPEKAKELEEMLKQKVANYHHYIKPNALQ
- a CDS encoding GlmU family protein — protein: MNIILFDNKNRNDLLPLVYTRPVCELRVGILTIREKWEKYLGDSPSYKTEEYLQTKFPLVSADDTVWIDASVLPNIEIVQAVKTLAQNQSIVDENNQLLACRGDIHDSENCERISIHTDRIRFPEDIFSKNGVELEKDFDLLTTGRKSKEISGSNRIIGNGRIFLEETASVEGAILNATSGSIYVGHHAEIMEGSIVRGGLALCEHAALKLGSKIYGPTTVGPHSKVGGEVINSVILGYSNKGHDGFLGNSVLGEWCNIGADSNNSNLKNNYAEVKLWDYTTERFRNTKLQFCGLIMADHSKCGINTMFNTGTVVGVSANIFGSGFPRNFVPSFAWGGSAGFSTYQLNKAFETADLVMKRRGIELDETEKNILKHVFEMSEKFRFWEK
- a CDS encoding type B 50S ribosomal protein L31, producing MKQGVHPENYRMVVFKDMSNEHTFITKSTVDTKETIKWEDGNEYPLYKLEISNTSHPFFTGKMNFVDTAGRIDKFNKRYGKKK